Proteins from one Ciconia boyciana chromosome 26, ASM3463844v1, whole genome shotgun sequence genomic window:
- the RHBG gene encoding LOW QUALITY PROTEIN: ammonium transporter Rh type B (The sequence of the model RefSeq protein was modified relative to this genomic sequence to represent the inferred CDS: deleted 2 bases in 1 codon): protein MASPTPNPTPTPRHPARTDGAEACQGGQPGVSALVPLSAGSSALGKHRDEGRTWQPPWQAEFAAPARLSSCLPFRGVCLPQPPHDMPEHTTASRLRLSGLCFLLQIFTIILFAIFVRYSPERGPSLCSQQLNCSWRNQDSGFQHPRFRDVHLQVLLGFGLLVAFLSRYGPGSVAISILVVAFAIQWAVLIQGFLYFFLNGKIYVGAQSMVSADFCTAAILISTGAVLGRVNPVQMLLLTLLGVTLFTLNEYILLSLMGVSDSGGSLTVHTFGAYFGLMVSRILHQPDTEKMKEPQDTGHQPDFFAAVGTIYLWIFWPSFTSATTVRHNAEPWAVLNTYFSLVASTLATFVLSPVLYEESTLQVVQIQDATLAGVAMMGMAGEMLVTPFGALIVGFLAGLIPPLGFRFLTPVLCSRLKTQDTCGVHNVHGLPGILGALLGTLLTALATADAYGGRLELVFPLVAQGSRTVTDQALCQLYALPITLLLATLGGSFTGAVLKMKGLRSPPEMRYLENTVLWEVAEEGCDPGASRKERGTSTLV from the exons ATGGCTTCACCCACCCCTAATCCCACCCCGACTCCCCGGCACCCAGCCAGGACGGACG GTGCCGAGGCGTGCCAGGGCGGCCAGCCCGGGGTTTCCGCGTTGGTCCCGCTCTCGGCCGGCTCTTCCGCCCTTGGGAAGCACCGAGACGAGGGCAGGACCTGGCAGCCGCCCTGGCAGGCGGAGTTTGCAGCCCCAGCGCGTCTCTCCTCCTGTCTCCCC TTTCGGGGGGTTTGCCTGCCCCAGCCGCCCCACGACATGCCGGAGCACACCACCGCCTCGAGGCTCCGGCTCTCCGGGCTGTGCTTCCTCCTCCAAATCTTCACCATCATCCTCTTCGCCATCTTCGTCCGGTACAGCCCAGAGCGTGgccccagcctctgctcccagcagctgaactgcagctggagaaaccAGGACTCGGGTTTTCAGCATCCCC GTTTCCGGGATGTCCACCTCCAAGTTCTCCTTGGCTTCGGGCTCCTGGTGGCCTTCCTCAGCCGCTACGGGCCGGGCAGCGTGGCCATCAGCATCCTCGTCGTGGCCTTCGCCATCCAGTGGGCCGTACTGATCCAGGGTTTTTTATACTTCTTCCTGAATGGCAAAATTTACGTAGGAGCTCAGAG catGGTCAGTGCCGACTTCTGCACCGCAGCCATCCTGATCTCCACCGGAGCTGTTCTGGGCAGAGTAAACCCCGtccagatgctgctgctgacccTGCTGGGAGTCACCCTCTTCACTCTCAACGAATATATCCTGCTCAGTCTCATGGGG GTAAGCGACAGCGGGGGCTCCTTGACCGTCCACACCTTCGGTGCTTATTTTGGCTTGATGGTTTCACGGATCTTGCACCAGCCCGATACGGAGAAGATGAAAGAGCCCCAGGACACCGGGCACCAGCCAGATTTCTTTGCTGCGGTTG GAACCATCTACCTGTGGATCTTCTGGCCTAGCTTCACCTCAGCCACCACTGTCCGTCACAACGCCGAGCCCTGGGCAGTGCTCAACACCTACTTCTCGCTGGTGGCGAGCACCCTGGCCACCTTTGTCCTCTCGCCTGTCCTCTACGAGGAGAGCACCCTGCAGGTG GTTCAGATCCAGGATGCCACCTTGGCTGGCGTGGCCATGATGGGTATGGCTGGGGAGATGCTGGTCACCCCCTTCGGGGCTCTCATCGTGGGGTTTCTGGCTGGCCTGATCCCCCCGCTTGGCTTCAGATTCCTCACG CCCGTCCTGTGCTCCAGGCTGAAAACCCAGGACACGTGTGGGGTTCACAACGTCCACGGGCTGCCGGGCATCCTGGGCGCCttgctggggacactgctgaCGGCACTGGCCACTGCAGATGCTTACGGTGGCAG GCTGGAGCTCGTGTTTCCACTGGTGGCCCAGGGCAGCCGGACAGTCACCGACCAGGCGCTCTGCCAGCTCTACGCCCTGCCCATCACCCTCCTGCTCGCCACGCTCGGGGGCAGCTTCACGG GAGCCGTCCTGAAAATGAAGGGGCTGAGGTCCCCCCCGGAGATGCGGTACCTGGAAAACACGGTCCTCTGGGAG GTGGCTGAGGAAGGATGCGACCCTGGGGCGAGCAGAAAGGAACGGGGCACCAGCACCTTGGTCTAA
- the HAPLN2 gene encoding hyaluronan and proteoglycan link protein 2 gives MHRLLLLGSLWLLTAPPASTIFQRPTGSPAPPHLQYLLEPLHTAVHTQRGATATLPCVLRALPRNYRVKWSKVEPANYRESIIIITNGLYHKNYGPLSPRVRLRHSHRYDASLTITDVALEDEGRYRCQLVNGLEDESVSLTLHLEGVVFPYQPSNGRYKFNYHEAKRACEQQDSRLATYQQLYKAWTEGLDWCNAGWILDGTVRYPIINSREPCGGRLLLPGVRTYGARDKQKDRFDAFCFTSALQGEVYFIRGHLNFKEAGQACHNHGAAIAKVGQLYSAWKFSQLDLCNGGWLADGSVRYPIITPRERCGGLPDPGVRSFGFPSKELRTYGTYCFEGK, from the exons ATGCACCGGCTTCTCCTGCTCGGCTCCCTCTGGCTCTTGACGGCACCCCCGGCATCAACCATCTTCCAGCGGCCAACGGGGAGCCCGG cccccccccaccTGCAGTACCTGCTGGAGCCCCTCCACACCGCGGTGCACACGCAGAGGGGTGCCACGGCCACCCTGCCCTGCGTCCTGCGCGCCCTGCCCCGCAACTACCGGGTGAAGTGGAGCAAAGTGGAGCCGGCCAACTACCGGGAGagcatcatcatcatcaccaaCGGGCTGTACCACAAGAACTACGGGCCGCTGAGCCCCCGGGTGCGCCTGCGGCACAGCCACCGCTACGATGCCTCGCTCACCATCACCGACGTGGCTCTGGAGGATGAGGGACGCTACCGCTGCCAGCTCGTCAACGGGCTGGAGGACGAGAGCGTCTCACTCACGCTGCACCTCGAAG gcGTCGTCTTCCCCTACCAGCCCAGCAACGGGCGCTACAAATTCAACTACCACGAAGCCAAGCGAGCCTGCGAGCAGCAGGACTCCCGCCTCGCCACCTACCAGCAGCTCTACAAAG CCTGGACGGAGGGTCTGGACTGGTGCAACGCTGGCTGGATCCTCGATGGGACTGTCCGCTACCCCATCATCAACTCCCGGGAGCCGTGCGGTGGCCGCCTCCTCCTGCCGGGTGTCCGGACCTACGGGGCCAGGGACAAGCAGAAGGACCGATTCGATGCTTTCTGCTTCACCTCTGCTCTTCAAG GCGAGGTCTACTTCATCAGGGGCCACCTGAACTTCAAGGAGGCCGGGCAAGCGTGCCACAACCACGGGGCTGCCATCGCCAAAGTGGGGCAGCTCTACTCCGCCTGGAAGTTTTCCCAGCTGGATCTCTGCAACGGGGGGTGGCTGGCAGACGGCAGCGTGCGGTACCCCATCATCACCCCCCGCGAGCgctgcggggggctgccggACCCCGGCGTCCGCAGCTTTGGCTTTCCCAGCAAGGAGCTGCGGACCTACGGCACCTACTGCTTCGAGGGGAAGTGA
- the BCAN gene encoding brevican core protein, which translates to MPGGAHSQPSCQPAACRCLRCPGEAAAQPRKGLPWGCRHAPSKVGCGEPACCRTALLISISHFTSAPVERQRMASALPLLLLCVFAPTVVPEVFGPGDGTEDLKALQVSIPRHPALDAVLAGDITIPCLITYLGPQPTAGTAGHRAVLGTPRVKWTFISEGREVEILVARGDRVKVSEDYRLRASLPIFHQRYTNASLLLTELRPNDSGIYRCDVQHGIEDGHDILDVKVKGVVFHYREGSMRYAYTFAEAQEACARIGARIATPEQLYAAYLGGYEQCDAGWIADQTVRYPIHTPREACYGDMNGFPGVRNYGVVDPEDMYDVYCYAEDLPGEIFLETAPDKFTLEEAAERCRALGAELASTGQLYAAWSAGLDACSPGWLADGSVRYPIVTPRERCGGALPGVKTIFLFRNQTGFPDAQSRYDAYCFREGTNSFPEAAGKYRAREPEGLQEIVTVAEKLEELQLPKAQVEIESRGAIYAVPFFKDPELEKPSPSPEDAPGPGARHPPLDTSVSSGHPTSASPFPTAPAVPEAGVPLSCGAKPGSPSPAEEDGATGAVGQCPAAGHEPSRTEEEQGAAPGRDPGSASAESPGGGRDPSQPVELDGATGTQTLSVAPWVGAEGPTGVPSPAGAAADSREPGGTSPRGHESGGARTPVPAGEDAELSGDPGLSPLPPAPSQPQEEGEEQSGALWLPSPVAPGDGSTIPTVEATEVTPWHVEVPGSSSVPATGGEEAVPRPPGTDRGMPAASSEEEEEDEEEEEQPAPSVATVEGFLAAVPGEPGGCVPNPCLNGGTCTEDGARLACLCLPGYGGSNCERPLEKCSPGWDSFQGACYKHFSTRRSWEDAETQCRHYGGHLATILTPEEQDFINDQYREYQWIGLNDRTIEGDFQWSDGSPLLYENWHPGQPDSYFLSGENCVVIVWHDGGQWSDVPCNYHLSYTCKMGLVQCGPPPTVSNARTFGKPKQRYEIGSIARYQCHHGFIQRRSPVIRCREDGTWEPPQLACRPSLAQPPDD; encoded by the exons ATGCCTGGTGGAGCTCATTCCCAGCCGTCCTGCCAACCTGctgcctgccgctgcctgcgctgccccgGAGAAGCCGCAGCTCAGCCCCGCA AAGGGCTGCCATGGGGCTGCCGCCACGCACCGAGCAAGGTGGGCTGCGGGGAAC CCGCCTGCTGCCGTACTGCGCTATTAATTTCAATATCTCATTTCACCTCCGCGCCGGTGGAAA GGCAGAGGATGGCGTCAGCcctcccgctgctgctgctctgcgtGTTTGCCCCCACGGTGGTCCCGGAGGTGTTTGGCCCCGGAGATGGCACAG AGGACCTCAAGGCTCTGCAGGTCTCCATCCCGCGCCACCCAGCCCTCGACGCCGTGCTGGCGGGCGACATCACCATCCCCTGCCTCATCACCTACCTCGGCCCCCAGCCTACCGCCGGCACGGCCGGGCACCGGGCGGTCCTGGGAACCCCCCGGGTCAAGTGGACCTTCATCTCCGAGGGCAGGGAGGTGGAGATCTTGGTAGCCCGTGGGGACAGGGTGAAGGTGAGCGAGGACTATCGCCTCCGCGCCTCCCTGCCCATCTTCCACCAGCGCTACACCAatgcctccctgctgctcaccGAGCTGCGGCCCAACGACTCGGGGATCTACCGCTGCGACGTGCAGCACGGCATCGAGGACGGCCACGACATCCTCGATGTCAAAGTCAAAG GGGTGGTCTTTCATTACCGGGAGGGCTCCATGCGTTACGCCTACACCTTCGCTGAAGCGCAGGAAGCTTGCGCCAGGATCGGCGCCCGCATCGCCACCCCCGAGCAGCTGTACGCTGCCTACCTCGGCGGCTACGAGCAGTGCGATGCCGGCTGGATCGCCGACCAGACCGTCAG GTACCCCATCCACACGCCCCGCGAGGCCTGTTACGGAGACATGAACGGCTTCCCCGGGGTGAGGAACTACGGGGTGGTGGACCCGGAGGACATGTATGATGTGTACTGCTACGCCGAGGACCTCCCAG GGGAGATCTTTTTGGAGACGGCCCCAGACAAATTCACGCTGGAGGAGGCGGCGGAGCGCTGCCGGGCGCTGGGCGCGGAGCTGGCGAGCACGGGGCAGCTCTACGCGGCTTGGAGCGCGGGGCTGGACGCCTGCAGCCCCGGCTGGCTGGCCGATGGCAGCGTCCGCTACCCCATCGTCACCCCTCGGGAACGCTGCGGCGGGGCTCTGCCGGGCGTCAAAACCATCTTCCTCTTCCGCAACCAGACGGGATTCCCCGATGCCCAGAGCAGATACGATGCGTACTGTTTTCGAG AAGGGACAAACTCTTTCCCTGAGGCTGCAGGAAAATACCGAGCCAGAGAGCCCGAGGGCCTCCAGGAGATTGTTACAGTGGCAGaaaagctggaggagctgcagctgcccaAAGCGCAAGTGGAGATTGAGTCGCGAGGGGCTATATACGCCGTCCCTTTCTTTAAGGACCCCGAGCTGGAAAAGCCGAGCCCGTCCCCCGAAGACGCACCGGGACCAGgggcccggcaccccccgcTAGATACCTCCGTGTCCTCAGGTCACCCGACCTCTGCTTCCCCTTTCCCCACGGCCCCGGCCGTCCCCGAGGCAGGCGTCCCGCTTAGCTGTGGTGCAAAGCCGGGGAGCCCGTCCCCTGCGGAGGAGGATGGGGCAACAGGGGCAGTTGGGCAGTGCCCGGCGGCCGGGCACGAGCCGTCCCGCACGG AGGAGGAACAGGGAGCAGCGCCGGGCAGGGACCCTGGCAGCGCATCGGCAGAGAGCCCGGGTGGAGGGCGAGACCCCAGCCAGCCCGTGGAGCTGGATGGAGCCACCGGCACGCAGACGCTCTCCGTGGCCCCGTGGGTGGGCGCAGAGGGACCCACCGGTGTTCCGTCCCCAGCGGGGGCCGCAGCAG ATAGCCGAGAGCCTGGTGGGACCTCCCCACGCGGCCACGAGTCCGGCGGGGCAAGGACCCCCGTCCCCGCTGGTGAAGACGCCGAGCTCTCGGGAGACCCCGGGTtgtccccgctgccccccgcacCCTCGCAGccgcaggaggagggagaggagcagtcGGGGGCCCTGTGGCTCCCCTCGCCCGTGGCCCCGGGGGACGGGAGCACCATCCCTACGGTGGAGGCGACGGAGGTCACGCCGTGGCATGTGGAggtgcctggcagcagcagtgtgccGGCCACGGGAGGTGAGGAGGCTGTGCCGCGACCCCCGGGCACTGACCGCGGGATGCCTGCTGCGTCTTcggaagaggaggaggaggacgaggaggaggaagagcaacCCGCTCCCTCCGTTGCAACCGTGGAGGGTTTCCTTGCAGCCGTTCCTGGAGAACCAG GTGGCTGCGTCCCCAACCCCTGCCTGAACGGAGGGACCTGCACGGAGGACGGCGCCCGCCTCgcctgcctgtgcctgcccGGCTACGGAGGCAGCAACTGCGAAAGAC CACTGGAGAAGTGCAGCCCCGGCTGGGACAGCTTCCAGGGAGCCTGCTACAAGCACTTTTCCACCCGGAGGAGCTGGGAAGATGCGGAGACCCAGTGCAGGCATTACGGGGGGCACCTGGCCACCATCCTGACCCCCGAAGAGCAGGACTTCATCAACG aCCAGTACAGGGAGTACCAGTGGATCGGCTTGAATGACCGGACCATCGAGGGGGATTTCCAGTGGTCCGACGGGAGCCCCTTG CTCTACGAGAACTGGCACCCCGGGCAGCCCGACAGCTATTTCCTCTCCGGGGAGAACTGCGTGGTCATCGTGTGGCACGACGGGGGCCAGTGGAGCGACGTGCCCTGCAACTACCACCTCTCCTACACCTGCAAAATGGGGCTGG TGCAGTGCGGGCCGCCCCCCACCGTCAGCAACGCCCGCACCTTCGGCAAACCAAAGCAGCGCTACGAGATCGGCTCCATCGCACGGTACCAGTGCCACCACGGCTTCATCCAGCGCCGCTCGCCTGTCATCCGGTGCCGGGAGGACGGGACGTGGGAGCCGCCTCAGCTGGCTTGCCGCCCCA GCCTGGCTCAGCCCCCCGATGACTGA
- the NES gene encoding nestin, whose amino-acid sequence MLSTESFTGARALGEESLQMWDLNKRLEAYLARVKFLEEENEVLRAEIQSAKGSPTGDSWRAKYEEELRALRDALDHAFREKCTAELARDNLYEEVQQVKSRCQKEQAAREEAKKQLSLSRKELEEERRAQIWLKERAVQLEKEVEALLEVHEEEKAGLDQEIASFSQSLESFRCAPVAFQPVEVEDYSKRLSEIWKGAVETYKTEVSQLEGSLCQAKENLWKAVEDNQQSQLQLQHLEKDLAGLKARKEMLEESLARQWQEQRGEAEKFQLAMEALEQEKQTLRVQIAQVLEDRQQLMHLKMSLSLEVATYRTLLEAESTRLQMPAGEYKLANGLRDLKLEVSSGSKLAPASAEARRLLPRDHRASPSVFPRAEGRGQPAKAQSDALTPKSQSPGARELQKISSVLHAAAPQAAGTAREPSAPSRPAPSPSQPGKAAPSLSPDPPSPVPPEPGSLAGEGPAWPGGAGGETSQGKEHPLPGAAVETPDTSAEPPGARSLQFPAQLVSEALEDALKEMKDDAQPKEEPTLSAARAPQDARAPSPVPPIEACRGAGEGQDPSEDAGDGEAPEAEERAGEAVLPGLGAESSTLQEGAASLPGQHPCGTASSLSAGASREEMGAWEEEMPTVLSPREPEAVLQEEDTSGPGQVGTGREEPEQGEDEAEAPSAEALHPSEDEEERGPRSPCGEDSDFQGEGMDVRERESPQREVEAAHAVLVESHPVLPPESRLEEDLVDGEQEKFEHREMPVCETDLAAEEEKGQETCPGQETCLEQEPSSIHEAIPAEEASSGAEEDAVGGEDPGRAKDVEGEKGETSGEALGGEDPWAGETAGPEALGQESEAREEPGDLQENGFVEEVLEQEELEPEPGQEPWGGRDDGNSQKPSPEDWEVTAEDAEGDLGTEEPAWADDTPTSAGGLESEERDGTLSAELQETQEDDEEDAESQGLSQQQPPPEAEPAPGLARDEQEGTAGQPAWAPAEAPGRGDSQEPAEAPEESWEVQDEDADDELGSEPGQLESSSTGPTALQQGPGDDAESGESAEEDAGRSGEPEQAPGTGRRVELEDTLPDSTPLHLYEGEMLAVVAPSQNPPEIEETTETAPASKIAPEDEGWLEGRDRPPTPTMPESCEEEAGTEVAPVAEGAEEEEGYFMVSAPNQEVSSSEEAEISEDFEEIKVEATEASTDDLEAPGEASPVPEDEGHFEAFVGEADEDMKMPMEEPEMPKDEDENEDGAGGLTAELEEGPAVPEADPGSPGAMGPLAGGADEPAQGAAGSGTHEGPGCSAGLVTKSVEERDGTVEPESDASRAETFPGCSLGLVGQEEEEEEEEEEREEEEEEDKPGTAHHDVAEPIPPAGLQAQVMPVSPLPDQAEQTSDEQPSVEEEAPDGDSSLPAGDEEPPEADPPQPGSAPEQGSFPEMIKANPEASDLSAKVPADVMKDSDILEIVEQALEFNQELVMGVRAAKGGQRDPGETELPQDTGEDSSPASSSEEEPTVQEAPADAAPGTEGLIRAKNGLHREASLEDLAEFTEEVLNGIAGMPPAQEFPTETADPTAVMPPQPPAPGDATTAKLADATLRGKHGGADTVPVPSPSGDDVLCLAPDQPPACRLRAEQEPWSLGDE is encoded by the exons ATGCTGAGCACGGAAAGTTTCACGGGGGCGAGAGCCCTGGGTGAGGAATCGCTGCAGATGTGGGACCTCAACAAGCGGCTGGAGGCGTACCTGGCCCGCGTGAAGTTCCTGGAGGAGGAAAACGAGGTGCTGCGAGCCGAAATCCAGAGCGCCAAGGGCAGCCCCACCGGGGACTCGTGGCGGGCAAAGTACGAGGAGGAGCTGCGAGCCCTGCGGGATGCACTGGATCATGCCTTCAGGGAGAAGTGCACGGCCGAGCTGGCCAGGGACAACCTCTACGAGGAGGTCCAGCAGGTGAAAAGCAGGTGCCAGAAGGAGCAGGCAGCCCGAGAAGAAGCCAAGAAGCAGCTATCCTtgagcaggaaggagctggaggaggagaggagagcgcAGATCTGGCTGAAGGAGAGAGCCgtgcagctggagaaggaggtggaAGCCTTGCTGGAGGTGCACGAGGAGGAGAAAGCGGGGCTGGACCAGGAGATCGCGAGCTTCTCGCAGAGCCTGGAGAGCTTCCGCTGCGCGCCGGTGGCTTTCCAGCCGGTGGAGGTGGAGGACTACTCCAAGAGGCTCTCAGAGATCTGGAAAGGGGCCGTGGAGACCTACAAGACGGAGGTGTCGCAGCTGGAGGGTTCCCTCTGCCAGGCCAAGGAGAACCTCTGGAAGGCGGTGGAGGACaaccagcagagccagctgcagctgcagcacctgGAGAAGGACCTGGCGGGGCTCAAAGCACGGAAGGAGATGCTGGAGGAGAGCCTGGCCCGGCAGTGGCAGGAGCAGCGCGGGGAGGCAGAGAAGTTCCAG CTGGCGATGGAGgccctggagcaggagaagcagaCGCTGCGGGTGCAGATCGCCCAGGTGCTGGAGGACAGGCAGCAGCTCATGCACCTCAAGATGTCCCTCAGCCTGGAAGTGGCGACCTACAG GACGCTGCTAGAAGCAGAGAGCACCCGCTTACAAATGCCAGCCGGGGAATACAAGCTGGCCAACGGCTTGCGAG ATCTCAAGCTGGAGGTGAGCAGCGGCAGCAAGCTGGCACCGGCGAGTGCCGAGGCCAGGCGGCTGCTGCCCCGGGACCACCGAGCCAGCCCCTCCGTCTTCCCcagggcggaggggagggggcagccagCAAAAGCCCAAAGTGACGCCCTGACACCCAAAAGCCAGAGCCCTGGTGCCAGGGAGCTCCAGAAAATCAGCTCGGTCCTCCATGCCGCGGCACCGCAGGCTGCCGGCACGGCCAGGGAGCCAAGTGCCCCCAGCCGCCCCGCGCCGAGCCCCTCGCAGCCCGGCAAAGCtgccccttctctctcccctgacccccccagccctgtgccaccGGAGCCGGGGAGCCTGGCGGGAGAGGGTCCTGCCTggccggggggagccgggggtgAGACGAGCCAAGGGAAGGAGCACCCTCTGCCCGGAGCCGCGGTGGAGACCCCCGACACCAGCGCCGAGCCCCCAGGAGCCCGCAGCCTGCAGTTCCCAGCCCAGCTGGTCAGCGAGGCGCTGGAGGATGCTCTCAAGGAAATGAAAGACGATGCTCAGCCCAAAGAAGAGCCCACGCTCAGCGCTGCACGGGCCCCCCAGGACGcccgtgcccccagccccgtTCCCCCCATAGAGGcttgcagaggggctggggaagggcaagaCCCCTCTGAGGATGCCGGGGATGGCGAAGCCCCTGAAGcggaggagagggctggggaagccgtgctgccagggctgggtgcGGAGAGCAGCACTCTGCAGGAGGGAGCCGCGTCCCTGCCAGGACAGCATCCCTGCGGCACAGCTTCCTCCCTAAGTGCCGGGGCGAGCCGGGAAGAAATGGGAGCGTGGGAGGAGGAGATGCCCACCGTGCTGAGCCCAAGGGAACCAGAAGCGGTGCTCCAGGAAGAGGACACGAGTGGCCCTGGCCAGGTGGGGACCGGCCGGGAAGAGCCAGAGCAAGGGGAGGACGAGGCGGAGGCCCCAAGCGCGGAGGCATTGCACCCCTCGGAGGACGAGGAGGAGAGGGGACCCCGCAGCCCCTGCGGGGAGGACAGCGATTTCCAGGGCGAAGGGATGGATGTGCGAGAAAGGGAGTCCCCACAAAGGGAAGTCGAAGCTGCTCATGCTGTCCTCGTGGAAAGCCACCCAGTTTTGCCCCCGGAAAGTCGCCTGGAGGAGGACCTTGTTGATGGAGAGCAGGAAAAGTTTGAGCATCGGGAAATGCCTGTGTGCGAGACGGatctggctgcagaggaggaaaaggggcaGGAGACATGCCCAGGGCAGGAGACGTGCCTGGAGCAGGAGCCCTCGAGTATCCATGAGGCCATCCCAGCAGAAGAAGCTTCATCAGGGGCTGAAGAAGATGCCGTGGGAGGGGAAGACCCAGGCAGAGCAAAAGATGttgagggagaaaagggagagacCAGTGGGGAGGCGTTGGGAGGAGAAGACCCCTGGGCAGGAGAGACTGCGGGACCTGaagccctggggcaggagagcgAAGCCCGGGAGGAGCCTGGGGACCTGCAGGAAAACGGCTTTGTGGaagaggtgctggagcaggaggagctggagccagAGCCGGGACAGGAgccctggggtgggagggatgaTGGCAACAGCCAAAAGCCCAGTCCAGAGGACTGGGAGGTGACAGCAGAGGACGCAGAGGGGGATCTGGGGACAGAAGAGCCAGCCTGGGCAGATGACACCCCGACAAGCGCAGGAGGGCTGGAAAGCGAAGAGAGAGACGGCACGttgtcagcagagctgcaggaaacCCAGGAAGATGATGAAGAAGATGCCGAGAGCCAGGGgctgagccagcagcagccaccgccGGAGGCTgagccggccccggggctggcgaGGGATGAGCAGGAGGGCACGGCGGGGCAACCTGCCTGGGCACCCGCAGAAGCCCCCGGGCGAGGGGACAGCCAGGAGCCGGCCGAGGCTCCGGAGGAGTCGTGGGAGGTGCAGGATGAGGATGCTGATGACGAGCTCGGCTCAGAGCCGGgacagctggagagcagcagcaccgGCCCCACGGCACTTCAGCAGGGGCCAGGGGACGATGCAGAGAGCGGCGAGTCGGCGGAGGAGGATGCTGGGCGATCGGGAGAGCCGGAGCAGGCACCGGGGACGGGCAGGAGGGTGGAGCTGGAGGACACGCTGCCGGACAGCACGCCCTTGCACCTCTACGAAGGGGAGATGCTGGCTGTGGTTGCACCCAGCCAAAACCCTCCGGAGATTGAGGAGACCACAGAGACAGCCCCCGCATCCAAAATAGCTCCAGAGGATGAAGGATGGCTGGAAGGAAGGGACAGGCCGCCAACTCCGACCATGCCAGAGAGCTGCGAAGAGGAGGCAGGGACTGAAGTAGCCCCTGTGGCAGAGGGtgccgaggaggaggaaggctatTTCATGGTCTCTGCTCCCAACCAAGAGGTGTCCAGCTCGGAGGAAGCTGAGATCTCCGAggattttgaagaaattaaagttGAAGCAACCGAAGCCAGCACAGATGATCTGGAAGCTCCTGGAGAAGCGTCTCCGGTGCCGGAGGACGAAGGGCACTTTGAGGCGTTTGTTGGTGAAGCGGATGAAGACATGAAGATGCCCATGGAAGAACCTGAGATGCCAAAGGATGAGGATGAGAATGAGGACGGTGCTGGGGGTTTGACTGCCGAGCTGGAGGAAGGTCCCGCTGTGCCCGAGGCAGATCCCGGCTCCCCCGGGGCCATGGGGCCGTTAGCAGGAGGTGCTGACGAGCCAGCCCAGGGTGCCGCAGGCTCCGGCACACATGAGGGACCAGGGTGCTCAGCAGGCTTGGTCACCAAATCAGTCGAGGAGCGTGATGGCACGGTGGAGCCGGAGAGCGATGCCAGCAGAGCCGAAACGTTCCCAGGTTgcagcctggggctggtggggcaggaggaggaggaagaggaggaagaggaggagcgggaggaggaggaggaggaggacaagccCGGCACAGCTCACCACGACGTGGCCGAGCCCATCCCTCCGGCAGGGCTCCAGGCCCAGGTGATGCCGGTTTCTCCACTGCCTGACCAAGCGGAGCAGACATCGGATGAGCAGCcatctgtggaggaggaagcacCGGACGGTGACAGCTCTCTCCCAGCTGGGGACGAGGAGCCCCCCGAGGCCGACCCACCTCAGCCAGGCTCCGCACCGGAGCAGGGAAGTTTTCCAGAGATGATTAAAGCAAACCCAGAAGCGTCTGATCTCTCTGCAAAGGTGCCGGCGGACGTCATGAAAGACTCAGATATTTTGGAAATAGTCGAGCAAGCCCTGGAGTTCAACCAGGAGCTGGTGATGGGGGTGAGGGCGGCCAAGGGCGGGCAGCGGGATCCCGGTGAGACCGAGCTACCCCAGGACACCGGGGAAGACTCCTCGCCCGCCTCATCCAGCGAGGAGGAGCCGACGGTGCAGGAGGCACCAGCGGATGCGGCACCGGGGACGGAGGGTCTGATTCGGGCCAAGAACGGGCTGCACCGAGAGGCCAGCCTGGAGGACCTGGCCGAATTCACCGAGGAGGTGCTGAACGGCATTGCCGGCATGCCGCCAGCACAGGAGTTCCCCACGGAAACGGCAGACCCCACCGCGGTGATGCCaccgcagccccctgcccctggAGATGCGACCACCGCCAAGCTGGCCGATGCCACCCTGCGTGGCAAGCACGGCGGGGCCGACACTGTCCCCGTGCCATCTCCTTCGGGGGATGACGTCTTGTGCCTCGCGCCCGACCAGCCGCCGGCGTGCCGGCTGAGAGCCGAGCAGGAGCCCTGGTCCTTGGGGGACGAGTGA